The following are encoded together in the Acidobacteriota bacterium genome:
- a CDS encoding ABC transporter ATP-binding protein, with protein sequence MHDDEILGRAYDGRLMRRLLGYMRPYRWRACVALCAIVTSVGFQLAQPILVRLAIDAYMTHGDLAGVGRVALLYLGTLVCVFAAEFIQTVTLQMIGQRIMHDLRRQVYDHLQRLDVAFYDRNPVGRLMTRVTSDVDAINDLFTSGVVSVFGDVLALLGIIVVLMTLDWRLALLTFCVLPLILLVTQWFRRNVRESYREVRTWVSRLNAFLQENLTGMATVQLFRREARNFADFDRLNAEHRNANLRSIYYYAVFYPAIEFIGAMSTALIVWFGGIWVVTGALSIGTLVAFTQYTQRFFKPISDMSEKFNLLQAAMASSERLFALLDAPVEITSGKGTPARSDRIVVDDVSFAYTAGVDVIKHVSFVVEPGQRIGIVGATGSGKSTLINLLLRFYDVRCGRITIGGTDIREMDLRDLRSQFALVLQDVYLFSGTVAGNIRLGREDISDVDVRRAAEAVHADAFIAALPLGYDTPVAERGATLSVGQKQLLSFARALAFNPRVLVLDEATSSVDTETEALIRDALRVLMEGRTTIAIAHRLSTIQDMDRILVLHRGELREAGTHQELLAMRGIYHRLYQLQYQTHAADVPPLRPVPGEA encoded by the coding sequence ATGCACGACGACGAGATCCTCGGCAGGGCGTACGACGGCCGCCTCATGCGACGTCTGCTCGGCTACATGCGTCCGTACCGCTGGCGCGCGTGTGTCGCGCTCTGTGCGATCGTGACGAGCGTCGGCTTCCAGTTGGCGCAGCCGATCCTCGTGCGCCTCGCCATCGACGCGTACATGACGCACGGCGACCTCGCCGGTGTCGGCCGGGTGGCGTTGCTGTACCTCGGGACGCTCGTCTGCGTGTTCGCCGCCGAGTTCATCCAGACCGTGACGCTGCAGATGATCGGGCAGCGGATCATGCACGACCTCCGCCGGCAGGTGTACGACCACCTGCAGCGGCTCGATGTGGCCTTCTACGATCGCAATCCCGTCGGCCGTCTGATGACGCGTGTGACGAGCGACGTCGACGCCATCAACGACCTCTTCACCTCGGGCGTCGTGTCGGTGTTCGGCGACGTGCTCGCGCTGCTGGGCATCATCGTGGTGTTGATGACGCTGGACTGGCGACTCGCGCTCCTCACGTTCTGCGTCCTGCCGCTGATCCTGCTCGTCACGCAGTGGTTCCGCCGCAACGTCCGCGAGTCGTACCGTGAAGTGCGCACGTGGGTGTCGCGTCTCAACGCCTTCCTCCAGGAGAACCTCACCGGCATGGCCACGGTGCAGTTGTTCCGGCGTGAGGCGCGCAACTTCGCGGACTTCGATCGCCTCAATGCCGAGCACCGCAACGCCAACCTGCGATCGATCTACTACTACGCGGTGTTCTACCCGGCCATCGAGTTCATCGGCGCGATGTCGACGGCGCTCATCGTGTGGTTCGGCGGTATCTGGGTCGTGACCGGCGCGCTGTCCATCGGCACGCTCGTCGCGTTCACGCAGTACACCCAGCGCTTCTTCAAACCCATCTCCGACATGTCGGAGAAGTTCAACCTGCTGCAGGCCGCGATGGCCTCGTCCGAGCGACTGTTCGCACTGCTGGATGCGCCTGTCGAAATCACGTCAGGCAAGGGGACTCCCGCGCGCTCCGACCGCATCGTCGTGGACGACGTGTCGTTCGCGTACACGGCCGGCGTGGACGTCATCAAGCACGTGTCATTCGTCGTCGAGCCAGGGCAGCGCATAGGGATCGTCGGCGCGACGGGCTCGGGCAAGTCGACGCTCATCAACCTGCTTCTCCGGTTCTACGACGTCAGGTGCGGGCGGATCACCATCGGCGGCACCGACATTCGCGAGATGGATCTGCGCGATCTCCGCTCGCAGTTCGCGCTCGTGCTGCAGGACGTCTACCTGTTCTCCGGGACCGTCGCCGGCAACATCCGTCTCGGACGCGAGGACATCAGCGATGTCGACGTGCGCCGCGCGGCGGAGGCCGTTCATGCCGATGCGTTCATCGCGGCGCTGCCGCTCGGGTACGATACGCCTGTCGCCGAACGTGGCGCGACGTTGTCGGTCGGACAGAAGCAACTGCTCTCGTTCGCGCGTGCCCTGGCGTTCAATCCGCGGGTCCTCGTGCTCGACGAGGCAACGTCGAGCGTGGACACGGAGACCGAGGCGCTGATCCGCGACGCCCTCCGCGTCCTGATGGAGGGCCGGACGACGATCGCCATCGCGCACCGGCTCTCCACGATCCAGGACATGGACCGCATCCTCGTCCTGCACCGCGGCGAGTTGCGGGAAGCGGGCACGCACCAGGAACTGCTCGCGATGCGTGGTATCTACCACAGGCTGTACCAATTGCAGTACCAGACGCACGCGGCAGACGTGCCGCCGCTGCGTCCCGTTCCCGGAGAAGCATGA
- a CDS encoding class I SAM-dependent methyltransferase codes for MDLLLEATRRAEREHFWFKGFRAFVAPVVARAAAAHPPVRLLDCGCGTGVNLPMLAAHGKAYGFDLTWTGLKFAKDHGEQRLAQASVVAVPFRDGAFDLVTCFDVLQCLAPDAGRMVLREFNRILAPGGQLVMNVAALELLRGDHAVLAEEVHRYERGELHAMVEAAGFHVARMTFTNASLFPVMFGTRWWQRRRGLKPADQAQDEITIPAAPVNHALTALLACEAALVRRLDMPIGSSLLVLAQKR; via the coding sequence ATGGATCTTCTGCTCGAAGCCACACGCCGCGCCGAACGCGAGCACTTCTGGTTCAAGGGATTTCGCGCGTTCGTCGCTCCTGTCGTCGCACGGGCCGCCGCAGCGCATCCGCCCGTCAGGCTGCTCGACTGCGGCTGCGGTACCGGCGTGAATCTGCCGATGCTGGCCGCGCACGGCAAGGCGTACGGGTTCGACCTCACGTGGACGGGTTTGAAATTCGCCAAGGATCACGGCGAACAGCGCCTGGCACAGGCCAGCGTGGTCGCGGTGCCGTTCCGTGATGGTGCGTTCGATCTCGTGACCTGCTTCGACGTGCTGCAGTGCCTCGCACCCGACGCAGGACGCATGGTGCTGCGCGAGTTCAACCGCATCCTCGCGCCTGGTGGTCAGCTGGTGATGAATGTGGCGGCGCTCGAGTTGCTCCGCGGCGATCACGCGGTGCTGGCCGAAGAGGTTCACCGTTACGAGCGCGGCGAGTTGCACGCCATGGTCGAGGCCGCAGGCTTCCACGTGGCGCGCATGACGTTCACCAACGCGTCACTCTTCCCCGTCATGTTCGGCACGCGCTGGTGGCAGCGGCGCCGTGGCCTGAAGCCTGCCGACCAGGCGCAGGACGAGATCACCATCCCCGCCGCGCCAGTCAATCACGCGCTGACAGCACTCCTGGCCTGCGAAGCCGCGCTCGTCCGCCGCCTCGACATGCCGATCGGCAGTTCGCTGCTGGTCCTCGCGCAGAAGCGTTGA
- the rfaD gene encoding ADP-glyceromanno-heptose 6-epimerase: MIDLERARVLVTGGAGFIGSALVWGLNERGSSRIVIADRLGTDAKWRNLRALRFEDYVEADDLLPRLDAGTLGDFDLVLHMGACSATTEQDASYLVRNNYEFSKDLCLWADRHGARVVYASSAATYGDGTAGMDDDAARIETLRPLNMYGYSKLIHDRWARDNGLLQRMAGLRFFNVFGPNESHKGDMRSVVDKACAEIRANGTVRLFRSHRPDYRDGEQQRDFVYVKDIVDMTLHVAATGASGLFNLGSGQAHTWLDLVRPIFAALNVPERIEFVDMPEVLRGTYQYHTQADIARLRASGYAKTPTPLATAVTEYVRDYLVRDRHLGDEAV; the protein is encoded by the coding sequence GTGATCGATCTCGAACGTGCACGCGTTCTCGTGACCGGCGGCGCCGGCTTCATCGGATCCGCGCTGGTGTGGGGCCTCAACGAGCGCGGGTCGTCGCGCATCGTCATCGCCGATCGTCTCGGGACGGACGCGAAGTGGCGGAACCTTCGCGCGCTGCGGTTCGAGGACTACGTCGAAGCCGACGACCTGCTGCCGCGGCTCGACGCCGGCACGCTCGGAGACTTCGATCTCGTGCTCCACATGGGCGCGTGTTCGGCGACCACCGAGCAGGACGCGTCGTACCTGGTGCGCAACAATTACGAGTTCAGCAAGGACCTGTGCCTGTGGGCCGATCGTCATGGTGCCCGCGTGGTGTACGCGTCGTCTGCCGCGACGTACGGCGATGGCACGGCCGGCATGGACGATGATGCGGCGCGCATCGAGACGCTGCGTCCGCTCAACATGTACGGGTATTCGAAGCTGATCCACGATCGCTGGGCGCGAGACAACGGTCTCCTGCAGCGGATGGCCGGCCTCCGGTTCTTCAACGTCTTCGGGCCGAACGAGAGCCACAAGGGCGACATGCGCTCGGTGGTCGACAAGGCGTGCGCGGAGATCAGGGCGAACGGGACGGTGCGGTTGTTCAGGAGTCATCGCCCCGACTATCGCGACGGCGAGCAGCAGCGCGACTTCGTCTACGTGAAGGACATCGTGGACATGACGCTCCACGTGGCCGCGACCGGCGCGAGCGGGTTGTTCAACCTGGGATCGGGACAGGCCCACACGTGGCTCGATCTGGTGAGGCCGATCTTCGCCGCGCTGAACGTACCGGAGCGCATCGAGTTCGTCGACATGCCGGAGGTACTGCGCGGCACGTACCAGTACCACACGCAGGCCGACATCGCGCGCCTGCGCGCGAGTGGATATGCGAAGACGCCAACGCCGCTGGCTACCGCCGTCACCGAGTACGTCCGCGACTATCTGGTGCGAGACCGCCACCTCGGCGACGAAGCCGTCTGA
- a CDS encoding 3D domain-containing protein, translated as MLLTRSLKRRIVVAAGAALGFVLLYESPIFDSQYLPKALRRASRADTPLMPPGLPDPLDVASPAPGLRLRYRSTAYCKGTTTASGAGIQTGIAAADPDLLPVGSVIRVEGLSARYNGIYTILDTGPRVKGRQIDIYMWNCNEALAFGRRTMQIQVMRLGWNPRQSTPERVGPEFRRREAELNTLPPAPADAPSRTPSSPAPDATPVPSRPDS; from the coding sequence GTGCTCCTGACCCGTTCGCTCAAGCGGCGCATCGTCGTGGCGGCAGGGGCGGCACTCGGCTTCGTCCTGTTGTACGAGAGTCCGATCTTCGACTCGCAGTACCTGCCCAAGGCCCTCCGTCGTGCCAGCCGGGCCGACACGCCATTGATGCCACCGGGACTGCCCGACCCGCTCGACGTCGCATCGCCGGCGCCGGGCCTGCGCCTGCGCTACCGCTCCACGGCCTATTGCAAGGGCACGACGACGGCGTCAGGCGCCGGTATCCAGACGGGCATCGCGGCCGCCGACCCGGACCTGCTGCCCGTGGGGTCGGTGATCCGCGTGGAAGGGCTCAGCGCGCGCTACAACGGCATCTACACGATTCTCGACACGGGCCCGCGTGTGAAGGGTCGCCAGATCGACATCTACATGTGGAACTGCAACGAGGCGCTCGCGTTCGGCCGCCGGACGATGCAGATCCAGGTGATGCGGCTCGGGTGGAATCCGCGTCAGAGCACGCCCGAGCGCGTGGGGCCGGAGTTCAGACGACGCGAGGCCGAGTTGAACACGTTGCCGCCTGCGCCAGCGGACGCCCCATCCAGGACCCCATCGTCTCCGGCACCGGACGCCACACCGGTGCCGTCGCGCCCAGATTCGTAG
- a CDS encoding aminotransferase class I/II-fold pyridoxal phosphate-dependent enzyme, whose translation MTRVALAHGAVNLSQGFPDFPAPEEVKAAAMRAVADDMNQYAVTWGAAPLRAAIGEHMRRHYDVAIDPDRQVTVCCGSTEAMIATLLATVDPGDEVIVFEPFYENYGPDAILSGATPRYVRLHEPDWSIDPDQLRAAVTTRTRAIILNSPHNPTGKVFSRDELALVAALCHEHDLLAITDEIYEFIVYGDARHIPLCTLPGMADRTVTISSLSKSFSVTGWRVGWAIAPPALAGAIRKVHDFLTVGAPAPLQEAAAFALRLPDTYFGSLAAHYDARRQRCVSMLDRCGFAPHVPDGAYYVMTDLREPVARARARGKGPDADDDVSVARWLAADVGVAAVPGSSFHRPGTGGRHSLRFCFCKKEETLAAAEARLLVRFA comes from the coding sequence ATGACGCGCGTCGCGCTCGCGCATGGCGCCGTCAATCTCTCGCAGGGTTTCCCTGACTTTCCCGCACCCGAGGAAGTCAAGGCTGCCGCGATGCGCGCGGTGGCCGACGATATGAACCAGTACGCGGTGACGTGGGGTGCGGCACCGTTGCGAGCCGCGATCGGCGAACACATGCGGCGGCACTACGACGTTGCGATCGATCCCGACCGCCAGGTGACGGTGTGCTGCGGATCCACCGAAGCCATGATCGCGACGCTCCTCGCCACCGTGGATCCCGGCGACGAGGTGATCGTCTTCGAGCCGTTCTACGAGAACTACGGCCCCGACGCGATCCTGTCGGGCGCCACGCCACGCTACGTGCGGCTGCACGAACCCGACTGGTCGATCGACCCCGACCAACTGCGCGCGGCCGTCACGACGCGCACGCGCGCCATCATCCTCAACTCGCCGCACAATCCCACGGGGAAGGTCTTCTCGCGCGACGAACTCGCGCTCGTGGCCGCGCTCTGCCACGAGCACGACCTGCTCGCCATCACCGACGAGATCTACGAGTTCATCGTGTACGGAGACGCACGGCACATCCCGCTGTGCACGCTGCCAGGCATGGCCGATCGAACCGTGACGATCAGCAGTCTCTCGAAGTCGTTCAGCGTGACGGGATGGCGCGTGGGCTGGGCGATTGCGCCGCCGGCGCTGGCCGGCGCGATCCGCAAGGTGCACGATTTCCTCACCGTGGGCGCGCCGGCGCCGCTGCAGGAGGCCGCGGCGTTCGCGCTGCGGCTGCCCGACACGTACTTCGGGTCGCTGGCCGCACACTACGATGCCCGCCGGCAGCGATGCGTGTCCATGCTCGACCGATGCGGCTTCGCGCCACACGTGCCGGACGGCGCGTACTACGTGATGACGGACTTGCGCGAGCCCGTGGCCCGGGCGCGCGCCCGCGGCAAGGGGCCCGACGCAGACGACGATGTCAGCGTGGCGCGCTGGCTGGCCGCCGACGTCGGCGTGGCGGCCGTGCCTGGCAGCAGTTTCCATCGCCCCGGCACCGGCGGACGCCACAGCCTGCGGTTCTGCTTCTGCAAGAAGGAGGAGACGCTCGCCGCCGCCGAAGCGCGCCTCCTGGTCCGCTTTGCCTGA
- a CDS encoding ABC transporter ATP-binding protein produces the protein MLAALRRLWPYLRRRRRPIIIGLGCAVASNLFSLLTPWVLKYAVDDITAGISRQELGLYAFALLAIAACGGVFRYAMRRQLIGASREIEYDMRADFFAHLQRFPREYFDGARTGDLMSRASSDLGAVRMMVGPAAMYTSSTVVFAVAGVTMMALIHARLTLLVVTGLPLVSIMVKYFGQAIHDRFERIQAQLSEISAIAQEALAGVRVVRAYGQEDAERRKFLAANDEYVARNRSLIILQAFFYPGMTLGFGVGIAAFLYLGGREVVRGSLTLGEFVAFNGYLGHLAWPLIAFGWVTNMFQRGLASWRRMLEVMDTSPSIVDAPGLVPLAQPVHGDLRVANLTFAYGDGPAVLRDIDLHLPAGETLAIVGATGSGKSTLVHLLVRLYEPPRGTIFLDGRDVRDVPLADLRRAMAFVPQETFLFSSSIEENIAFGAGDLSDDERTRRVSEAAALSRLDKDVRQFADGYMTRVGERGLTLSGGQKQRTAIARALMADAPVLVFDDALSAVDTYTEEEILVRLRQVTANRTTIIVAHRISAVRHADRIIVLDEGRIVERGTHDTLAAAGGLYGELVRQQQLEAELAVS, from the coding sequence GTGCTTGCCGCGTTGCGCCGGCTGTGGCCGTACCTGCGGCGGCGCCGCCGTCCCATCATCATCGGGCTGGGCTGTGCCGTCGCCTCCAACCTCTTCTCGCTCCTCACGCCGTGGGTGCTGAAGTATGCCGTGGACGACATCACCGCCGGCATCTCCAGGCAGGAGCTGGGTCTCTACGCATTCGCGCTGCTCGCGATCGCGGCCTGCGGCGGCGTGTTCCGCTATGCGATGCGGCGGCAGCTGATCGGCGCGTCGCGGGAGATCGAGTACGACATGCGCGCGGACTTCTTCGCGCACCTCCAGCGGTTTCCACGCGAATATTTCGACGGCGCACGCACCGGCGACCTCATGTCGCGGGCGTCGTCGGACCTCGGCGCGGTGCGCATGATGGTCGGTCCGGCGGCAATGTACACCTCGTCCACCGTTGTCTTCGCCGTCGCGGGCGTCACGATGATGGCGCTCATCCACGCGCGGCTCACGCTGCTGGTCGTCACCGGGCTGCCCCTGGTGTCGATCATGGTCAAGTACTTCGGCCAGGCCATCCACGATCGCTTCGAGCGCATCCAGGCGCAACTGTCGGAGATCAGCGCGATCGCGCAGGAAGCGCTCGCGGGCGTGCGCGTGGTCCGGGCCTACGGCCAGGAAGACGCCGAGCGGCGCAAGTTTCTCGCGGCCAACGACGAGTACGTCGCACGCAACCGCTCGCTCATCATCCTGCAGGCCTTCTTCTATCCCGGCATGACCCTTGGCTTCGGAGTCGGCATCGCCGCCTTCCTCTACCTCGGCGGCCGTGAAGTGGTGCGCGGATCCCTCACGCTCGGCGAGTTCGTGGCGTTCAACGGCTATCTCGGCCACCTCGCGTGGCCGCTCATCGCGTTCGGCTGGGTCACCAACATGTTCCAGCGCGGGCTCGCGTCGTGGCGACGCATGCTCGAGGTGATGGATACGTCGCCGTCGATCGTCGACGCTCCCGGACTCGTACCGCTGGCGCAGCCCGTCCACGGCGACCTGCGCGTGGCGAACCTCACGTTCGCGTACGGCGACGGACCGGCGGTCCTTCGCGACATCGATCTGCACCTGCCAGCCGGAGAGACGCTCGCCATCGTCGGGGCGACGGGCAGCGGCAAGTCCACGCTCGTCCACCTGCTCGTCCGCCTGTACGAGCCGCCGCGCGGCACCATCTTTCTCGACGGCCGCGACGTACGCGACGTGCCGCTCGCCGACCTTCGCCGGGCGATGGCGTTCGTGCCGCAGGAGACGTTCCTCTTCAGTTCGTCGATCGAGGAGAACATCGCGTTCGGCGCGGGGGATCTGTCCGACGACGAGCGGACCCGCCGCGTGAGCGAGGCGGCGGCGCTCTCCCGACTCGACAAGGACGTGCGGCAGTTCGCCGACGGCTACATGACGCGCGTGGGCGAGCGCGGACTCACGTTGTCCGGCGGACAGAAGCAGCGTACGGCGATTGCGCGCGCGCTGATGGCCGACGCCCCCGTCCTCGTGTTCGACGATGCGCTGTCGGCCGTCGATACGTACACGGAAGAAGAGATCCTGGTCCGCCTGCGGCAGGTCACCGCGAATCGCACGACCATCATCGTGGCGCATCGCATCTCCGCCGTCAGGCACGCCGACCGGATCATCGTGCTCGACGAGGGACGCATCGTCGAGCGCGGCACGCACGACACGCTCGCGGCGGCGGGCGGACTCTACGGCGAACTGGTGCGGCAGCAGCAGCTCGAAGCCGAACTGGCGGTCTCGTGA
- a CDS encoding ECF transporter S component gives MAHTFSANAPAWTLPARQPRALTIQFGLVLCAAWLLPAAIHALGLPVRQLLPMHWPAILAGLVYGWRSGAVIGAASPIVSYLIAGMPRPEVLPSMTFELAAYGAIAGFMVEGLGRGRFLATLASVVGGRLVFLAVMLGTGAIATPFATYLTAAMVPGLAAAAAQVVLLPLLANYWVKREQRA, from the coding sequence GTGGCCCATACATTCTCAGCGAACGCCCCGGCGTGGACGCTGCCGGCCCGGCAGCCACGCGCTCTGACCATCCAGTTCGGCCTCGTGCTCTGCGCGGCCTGGCTGCTGCCCGCGGCCATCCACGCGCTCGGCCTGCCCGTCCGGCAACTCCTTCCGATGCACTGGCCCGCGATCCTCGCCGGTCTCGTGTACGGGTGGCGGTCCGGCGCGGTGATTGGCGCGGCATCGCCGATCGTGAGCTACCTGATCGCGGGCATGCCGCGTCCCGAGGTGCTGCCGTCGATGACCTTCGAGCTCGCCGCGTACGGCGCGATCGCGGGGTTCATGGTGGAAGGACTCGGTCGTGGCCGCTTCCTGGCGACGCTGGCCTCGGTTGTCGGCGGCCGGCTCGTGTTCCTCGCCGTCATGCTCGGCACCGGCGCGATCGCCACGCCGTTTGCGACGTACCTGACAGCCGCGATGGTTCCCGGCCTCGCCGCGGCGGCGGCCCAGGTCGTGCTTCTGCCGCTGCTGGCCAACTACTGGGTGAAGCGCGAACAGCGAGCCTAG
- a CDS encoding transglycosylase SLT domain-containing protein has translation MVKRERVTGRVLVPATIGMAALISAGWIGSAWQPRVSYTTQAAQQVAPTAHLPVPARIEDAWLVPDTDARQRIAQRAGVRALRTASEATRANRFDAAASTLATADLGGTPLEPYAEYYRALADLRLRKSAPARARLESLRRSLSAGRLRQLALSAEAEAALSLGDPAGAALVLEDLYPGLTSNRDVVLDQWATALRAAGRPDEAARLWLRLYYEFPTSNLAEPARRQADLTLQGTTVGTPDAFPRDFTRAEALLAAGRRADAEGALRRLEAIAPATAEAGERQARLDRVRLRLAEAVCAQKRCATMAGALTELASRGVAPGETQYLLMVARRELGNAAESRQAFDALVALAPGTAADVWVERALNEQGTALIRADADADAAATFRQLFDRNPSGRFAERAAWKYGWWCYRTGRFDETARVFELAAATIPRANTRPAWLYWAGRARERSGDTDGARQRLTIAAVDYLQSYYGRLAADALTRLGAPVPSDRSLVASVHVATIGGTLSGPSTADDGAATNEDATVAASRDATGSIGTLATDDEPPTAEMISWLVSAGMFDEAIQEMAYAQRAHGRSPKLDATLAWVYRQQGEIRPAINTMRQAYPQYLSVDGDALPREIQEVIFPLDYVPLIKRYATQNQVDPFLVAALIGQESSYVADVKSPANAWGLMQILPSTGRQIARTEGVAVFRTQMLTDPETNVRLGTRHLAGLIRNHGGVPYALAAYNAGPARVIRWKAERPGVEQAEFIDDIPFPETQIYVKKILGTAVDYRRLYAKVLAE, from the coding sequence ATGGTGAAGCGTGAGCGAGTGACGGGACGTGTGCTGGTACCGGCCACCATCGGGATGGCGGCGCTCATCTCGGCAGGCTGGATCGGCAGCGCGTGGCAGCCGCGCGTGTCCTACACGACACAGGCCGCGCAGCAGGTCGCGCCGACGGCACATCTTCCTGTGCCCGCGCGGATCGAAGACGCGTGGCTCGTCCCAGACACCGACGCCCGTCAGCGCATTGCGCAGCGCGCCGGCGTTCGCGCGCTCCGCACGGCATCGGAGGCCACGCGCGCGAATCGCTTCGACGCGGCCGCGTCGACACTTGCCACTGCGGATCTCGGTGGCACACCCCTCGAACCCTACGCCGAGTATTATCGCGCCCTCGCCGATCTGCGCCTGCGCAAGTCTGCCCCTGCACGTGCGCGACTCGAGAGCTTGCGTCGCTCGCTCAGTGCGGGGCGCCTGCGACAACTGGCTCTGAGCGCCGAAGCCGAAGCCGCCCTGAGTCTGGGCGATCCGGCTGGCGCCGCGTTGGTGCTCGAAGACCTGTACCCGGGGCTCACGAGCAACAGGGACGTCGTGCTCGATCAGTGGGCCACCGCCCTGCGTGCGGCGGGACGTCCGGACGAGGCCGCGCGCCTGTGGCTGCGTCTTTATTACGAATTCCCTACGAGCAACCTCGCCGAGCCGGCCCGCCGGCAGGCCGATCTCACGCTGCAGGGCACCACGGTCGGCACACCGGACGCATTCCCGCGCGATTTCACGCGCGCCGAGGCGCTGCTTGCGGCAGGCAGGCGTGCCGACGCCGAGGGCGCCCTTCGACGTCTCGAGGCCATCGCGCCAGCCACGGCCGAGGCCGGCGAGCGACAGGCGCGTCTGGACCGCGTGCGGCTGCGTCTCGCGGAGGCCGTCTGTGCGCAGAAGCGGTGCGCGACGATGGCCGGGGCGCTGACGGAGTTGGCGAGCCGTGGCGTGGCGCCAGGCGAGACGCAGTACCTGCTGATGGTGGCGCGTCGCGAACTCGGCAACGCCGCGGAATCACGCCAGGCGTTCGACGCGCTCGTGGCCCTGGCACCGGGTACTGCCGCCGACGTGTGGGTGGAACGCGCGCTCAACGAGCAGGGGACCGCTCTCATCAGGGCGGACGCCGACGCGGACGCCGCCGCCACGTTCCGCCAGCTGTTCGACCGCAATCCATCCGGGCGATTCGCCGAGCGCGCCGCGTGGAAGTACGGCTGGTGGTGCTACCGCACGGGGCGCTTCGATGAGACGGCTCGCGTCTTCGAACTTGCGGCAGCGACAATCCCGCGCGCGAACACGCGCCCGGCATGGCTCTATTGGGCGGGTCGCGCGCGTGAACGCAGCGGCGACACCGACGGGGCGCGCCAGCGTCTGACCATCGCCGCCGTCGACTACCTGCAGTCCTACTACGGGCGCCTCGCCGCCGACGCGCTCACGCGACTCGGTGCGCCGGTGCCCTCCGACCGTAGCCTCGTGGCCAGCGTGCACGTCGCGACGATCGGCGGAACCCTGTCGGGTCCTTCGACTGCCGACGATGGTGCCGCCACGAACGAGGACGCGACCGTCGCCGCGTCACGCGATGCGACGGGCTCCATCGGCACGCTGGCCACCGACGATGAGCCGCCGACGGCGGAGATGATTTCGTGGCTCGTGTCGGCCGGCATGTTCGACGAGGCGATCCAGGAGATGGCGTACGCGCAGCGCGCGCATGGCCGTTCGCCGAAGCTCGATGCCACGCTCGCGTGGGTCTACCGGCAGCAGGGCGAGATCCGGCCGGCGATCAACACGATGCGCCAGGCGTATCCGCAGTATCTGTCGGTGGACGGCGACGCACTCCCGCGCGAGATTCAGGAAGTCATCTTCCCGCTCGACTACGTGCCGCTCATTAAGCGTTACGCCACGCAGAATCAGGTCGATCCCTTCCTGGTGGCGGCGCTCATCGGCCAGGAGTCCTCGTACGTGGCCGATGTGAAGTCGCCGGCCAACGCCTGGGGACTGATGCAGATCCTGCCGTCTACGGGCCGGCAGATTGCCCGCACCGAAGGCGTGGCGGTGTTCCGGACGCAGATGCTGACCGATCCCGAGACGAACGTGCGCCTCGGCACGCGCCACCTCGCCGGGCTGATCCGGAACCATGGCGGCGTCCCGTACGCGCTCGCCGCATACAATGCCGGCCCGGCGCGCGTGATCCGGTGGAAGGCCGAACGTCCTGGCGTCGAACAGGCCGAGTTCATCGACGACATCCCGTTCCCGGAGACGCAGATCTACGTGAAGAAGATCCTCGGGACCGCCGTGGACTACCGTCGCCTCTACGCGAAGGTGTTGGCAGAGTAG